The following nucleotide sequence is from Bradyrhizobium roseum.
CAGACCCGCAAATGGGCCGATCGGAATGCGAAATGACTATCCGCCGACGTCGCCGCTCATGATCTCACCGAACAGCTCCCAGGCTTCGCCCTTGAACTTCTGCAGTTGGACCTGCGAGATCGGAGCGAAGTCGGTCGGTGAGGTGTTGACCTTGATGCCGGGCAACAGGCCACCGAGCTCGAGCCCCTTGATGTTGGCGGCCTGCTTCATGACGTTTTCACGCGTCAGATCATCGCCGCACGCCTTGAGGACCTGAACAAGCCCCTGGGCTGCGGTGTAACCATACATCACATTTGCATCGATCCGGTTACCTTCCGGGAAATACTTCGTCAGGAACTCATCGAAGGCCTTCATGCCGGCGTCGTCCTTCCACTGCGGGTCGGACGTGTCCTTCAGGTAGGCGGAGGAGATGATACCTTGACCGGCTTCAAAGCCGGCGGGCTTCATGACGGCGCCGATCGAGGCCGAGACGTTGTTGAGGAAGTGCGTGGGCTTCCAGCCGATCTCGGCGTTTTTCTTGATCGCCTGTGCCGCGAACTTCGGTGTGGTGATGTTGATGAACACGTCGGCGCCGGTCGACTTCAGCTTGACGATGTGGGAGTCGATCGTCGGCTCGGAGACTTCGTAGCTCTCCTCCATGACGATCATCGAGGCGGCCTTCGCACCGAGTCCGTCCTTGAAGCCCTTCAGGTAGTCCTTGCCGTAGTCGTCGTTCTGGTAGAGTACGCCGATCTTGGCATTCGGAAGATTCTTCAGGATGTACTTGGCGTAGATGATGGTTTCGCTCTGGTAGTTGGGCTGCCAGCCCATGGTCCACGGAAAGGCCTTCGGATCGTTCCACTTGGTGGCGCCGGTCGCGACGAACAGTTGCGGGACTTTCTTGCTGTTCAGGTACTTCTGGATCGCCGTGTTCGGGGGCGTGCCGAGCGGATTGAAGACCAGCAGGACTTCATCGCTTTCTACCAGCTTGCGCGCCTGCTCGACCGTCTTCGGCGGGCTATAGGCGTCGTCATAGCTGATGAAGTTGATCTTGCGGCCGTTGATGCCGCCCTCCGCATTGACCTTCTTGAAGTAGGCCTCTTCGGTCTTGCCGATCACGCCATAGGCCGAGGCAGGGCCGCTGTAGGGCATGATGTTGCCGATCTTGATTTCGGTATCGCTTGCGCCGGGATCGTATTTCTTCTGTGCCAGGACGCCGCTCGACGATGCTGCAAGCAATCCAGCCGCCGCCGATAGAACCGCCAGTTTTTTGATTGTGGACATTTCTGTCTCTCCCTTTTCATTTAAAACAACGTTAGTCGTCCGGCCCCTTGAACGAAGCTCTATTAGTGTCGCGTGCTTACCATCTTGGCGAAAACGTCACAACAAGAAGCCCCTGCGGCATAGCCGCAGGGGCTGCTGCTTTAGTAGGCTGCGCAACTAGCCGCCGACGTCGCCGGAGAGGATTTCGCCGAAGCGCTCCCAGGTGTCGCCTTTGAACCTCATCAGTTGCACCTGCGAGATCGGCGCGAAGTCCGTCGCCGAGGTGTTTACCTTAATGCCGGGCAGCAGACCGCCGAGTTCGAGGTCCTTGATGCTGGCCGCCTGCTTCATGATGTTGGCCCGCGTCAGGTCGTCGCCGCATGCTTTCAGCACATGCACGAGACCCTGTGCGACGGTATAGGCGTACATCAGCGAGGCGTCCGCACGGTTGCCTTCCGGGTAATACTTATCCAGGAACTGGTTCCAGGCGATCATCCCGGCATCCTTTTCCCACTGCTTGTCGGTGGGGTCCTTGAGGTATGCGGAGGAGATGATGTCCTGGGCATTCTCGAAACCGGCCGGCTTGATGACGCTGCCGATCGAGGCCGAGACGTTGTTGAGGAAGTGCAGCGGCTTCCAGCCGATTTCGGCGTTCTTCTTGATCGCCTGCGCCGCGAATTTCGGCGTGGTGATGTTGATGAACACGTCGGCGCCGCTCGACTTCAGCTTGACGATGTGGGAGTCGATCGTTGGCTGGGAGACTTCGTAGCTTTCTTCCAGGACGATCATCGAGGCCGCCTTGGCGCCCAGGCCGTCCTTGAAGCCCTTCAGGTAATCCTTACCGTAGTCGTCGTTTTGATACAGGATGCCGATCTTGGCGTTCGGCTTCTCCTTGAGAATGTACTTCGCATAGATCTGCGTTTCGCTCTGGTAGTTGGGCTGCCAGCCCATCGTCCACGGGAAATCCTTCGGATCGTTCCATTTGGTGGCGCCGGTGGCAACGAACAGCTGCGGCACCTTCTTCGTATTCAAGTATTTCTGGATCGCCGAGTTTGGTGGGGTGCCCAGCGGATTGAACACGACCAGCACTTCGTCGCTTTCGACCAGCTTGCGTGCCTGCTCGACCGTCTTCGGCGGGCTGTAGGCG
It contains:
- a CDS encoding ABC transporter substrate-binding protein; translated protein: MSTIKKLAVLSAAAGLLAASSSGVLAQKKYDPGASDTEIKIGNIMPYSGPASAYGVIGKTEEAYFKKVNAEGGINGRKINFISYDDAYSPPKTVEQARKLVESDEVLLVFNPLGTPPNTAIQKYLNSKKVPQLFVATGATKWNDPKAFPWTMGWQPNYQSETIIYAKYILKNLPNAKIGVLYQNDDYGKDYLKGFKDGLGAKAASMIVMEESYEVSEPTIDSHIVKLKSTGADVFINITTPKFAAQAIKKNAEIGWKPTHFLNNVSASIGAVMKPAGFEAGQGIISSAYLKDTSDPQWKDDAGMKAFDEFLTKYFPEGNRIDANVMYGYTAAQGLVQVLKACGDDLTRENVMKQAANIKGLELGGLLPGIKVNTSPTDFAPISQVQLQKFKGEAWELFGEIMSGDVGG
- a CDS encoding ABC transporter substrate-binding protein translates to MSVLNLRPGAFAAALALLAASSSGALAQKKYDTGASDTEIKIGNIMPYSGPASAYGVIGKTEEAYFRKINAEGGINGRKINFISYDDAYSPPKTVEQARKLVESDEVLVVFNPLGTPPNSAIQKYLNTKKVPQLFVATGATKWNDPKDFPWTMGWQPNYQSETQIYAKYILKEKPNAKIGILYQNDDYGKDYLKGFKDGLGAKAASMIVLEESYEVSQPTIDSHIVKLKSSGADVFINITTPKFAAQAIKKNAEIGWKPLHFLNNVSASIGSVIKPAGFENAQDIISSAYLKDPTDKQWEKDAGMIAWNQFLDKYYPEGNRADASLMYAYTVAQGLVHVLKACGDDLTRANIMKQAASIKDLELGGLLPGIKVNTSATDFAPISQVQLMRFKGDTWERFGEILSGDVGG